Proteins from a single region of Hordeum vulgare subsp. vulgare chromosome 6H, MorexV3_pseudomolecules_assembly, whole genome shotgun sequence:
- the LOC123402678 gene encoding flavonoid 3',5'-hydroxylase 1-like, translating into MELGSATTITMFQVHELLVLAILYVLLHCLTRTILRTKRASPLPLPPGPRGYLVVGALPLLGRAPHRALAALSRLHGPIMYLTLGRQGVMVASTPDAARLLLRDHGGSFLDRPADDVAPMVLAYGAQDLVFAPYGPRWRRLRRECSLGLLGPQALADWAGARREEVGRMVRSMSRRDAAVDVPEFLFCAMANIIGQAVVGRRVLDEAGGEEAREFKEMVVELMTTAGLVNLGDFLPAVAWMDLQGLGRRMRRLWARLDRVWSRLLSDHEAAVADGNKLHEGTGRQQDLVDRLIACRDDAGAGVTDLNIKALLNNLFTAGTDTSSSTIEWALAEMLANPAILRGAQAEMDDVVGRDRLLEESDVPHLPYLHAICKETFRLHPSTPLSLPRLSTEPCTVQGYHIPKGTRLLVNIWAIGRDPAVWPEPARFDPGRFMTEEGRKVEPLGSHFELIPFGAGRRICAGARMGVALVHHMLGALVHAFDWEVPEVSTMDMEEEFGLALQKKVPLRAIVRRRLAPGAYQ; encoded by the exons ATGGAGTTGGGCAGTGCTACTACCATCACCATGTTTCAAGTTCACGAGCTCCTAGTTCTAGCGATCCTCTACGTCCTTCTGCACTGCCTCACGCGCACCATCCTCCGGACCAAGCGTGCCTCGCCGCTGCCGCTTCCTCCGGGCCCGCGGGGCTACCTGGTGGTCGGCGCCCTGCCGCTGCTGGGCCGCGCGCCGCACCGAGCTCTCGCCGCTCTGTCGAGGCTGCACGGGCCGATCATGTACCTGACCCTCGGCAGGCAGGGCGTCATGGTGGCCTCCACGCCGGACGCGGCGCGCCTGCTCCTCAGGGACCACGGCGGCAGCTTCCTCGACCGGCCCGCGGACGACGTGGCGCCCATGGTGCTTGCGTACGGTGCCCAGGACCTCGTCTTCGCGCCCTACGGCCCCAGGTGGCGCCGCCTGCGACGGGAGTGCAGCCTTGGCCTGCTCGGCCCCCAGGCTCTCGCCGACTGGGCCGGCGCTCGGCGCGAGGAGGTCGGCCGCATGGTCCGCTCGATGAGTCGGCGGGACGCGGCGGTGGACGTGCCGGAGTTCTTGTTCTGCGCGATGGCAAACATCATCGGCCAGGCGGTGGTGGGCCGGCGGGTGCTGGACGAGGCTGGGGGCGAGGAGGCCAGGGAGTTcaaggagatggtggtggagctgatgaCCACGGCCGGGCTGGTGAACCTCGGCGACTTCCTGCCGGCCGTGGCGTGGATGGACCTGCAGGGGCTCGGCCGGAGGATGCGCCGGCTGTGGGCGAGACTGGACAGGGTCTGGAGCCGGTTGCTGTCCGACCATGAGGCAGCTGTGGCTGACGGTAACAAGCTGCATGAGGGGACCGGCCGCCAGCAGGACCTTGTCGACCGGCTGATCGCCTGTCGTGACGATGCCGGTGCCGGTGTCACAGACCTCAACATCAAAGCTCTACTTAAC AACCTGTTCACGGCGGGGACGGACACGTCGTCGAGCACCATCGAGTGGGCGCTGGCAGAGATGCTGGCGAACCCGGCGATCCTCCGAGGAGCACAGGCGGAGATGGACGACGTGGTAGGCCGAGACCGCCTCCTCGAGGAATCCGACGTCCCGCACCTCCCCTACCTCCACGCCATCTGCAAAGAGACGTTCCGCCTGCACCCCTCGACGCCGCTCAGCCTGCCCCGCCTCTCCACCGAGCCATGCACGGTGCAGGGGTACCACATCCCGAAGGGCACGAGGCTGCTCGTCAACATCTGGGCCATCGGCCGGGACCCGGCGGTGTGGCCGGAGCCGGCGAGGTTCGACCCCGGGAGGTTCATGACGGAGGAGGGGAGGAAGGTGGAGCCCCTGGGGAGCCACTTCGAGCTCATCCCGTTCGGCGCCGGCAGGAGGATTTGCGCGGGCGCGCGCATGGGGGTGGCGCTGGTGCACCACATGCTGGGCGCGCTGGTGCACGCCTTCGACTGGGAGGTGCCGGAGGTGAGCACGATGGACATGGAGGAGGAGTTCGGCCTCGCGCTGCAGAAGAAGGTGCCTCTCAGGGCCATCGTGCGCCGGCGCCTCGCGCCCGGCGCGTACCAGTGA